TTAAGCAACCTTTTTTGACTACGCTACTGAAAATGTCAATGCGGTATCGTAGGCAGAGAAACTGTTAGTTATGTTCCTATTTTCATCCCGCCCCTCTATTTTGCCCTGTGATAAATAAATCACGCTGAACCCGACTGTGCTGTTCCTTAATGGGAATGCTCCTGCCAAAAAGTCGTGTCTTATATCAGATATCCACTCTGTGTGCTGACCGACTATTTCACTTCTATTTAATTGAGACAGTCCAGCAGGATTGTAATTGATTGCGGATGCATCGTTTGCTACTGCTACATAAGCACCGCCTAATGATGTTGCTCGTGCTGATGTGCCGATGTTGAGGAAACTTGCACCAGTGTTTGATGAGGCAGGTAGAAAGGTAGAAA
Above is a window of Elusimicrobiota bacterium DNA encoding:
- a CDS encoding UPF0164 family protein; amino-acid sequence: MKKIIIFVFALTFLPLYLSTFLPASSNTGASFLNIGTSARATSLGGAYVAVANDASAINYNPAGLSQLNRSEIVGQHTEWISDIRHDFLAGAFPLRNSTVGFSVIYLSQGKIEGRDENRNITNSFSAYDTALTFSVA